One genomic region from Camelus dromedarius isolate mCamDro1 chromosome 17, mCamDro1.pat, whole genome shotgun sequence encodes:
- the PDE12 gene encoding 2',5'-phosphodiesterase 12 → MWRLPGARAALRGVRTAVEQHSRAEAATETAAGAMERAVVRCVPSEPKLSLSFALADGSHKNMQRDQSEPLGRALNRIATNALKGHAKAAAVKKSKKNRPNASGGGACAGPGPEPAAASEPVVKLYYREEAVAEDVLNVDAWQDGAVLQIGDVKYKVERNPPAFTELQLPRYIMAGFPVCPKLGVEFGDPTGSLFRWYKETKPRTAEPESGGPSSLSRTSPSHGWTETGVDERVYTPSNADIGLRLKLHCTPGNGQRFGPSRELESVCPVEAGPGTCTFDHRHLYTKKVTDDSLIRTVSYNILADTYAQTEFSRTVLYPYCAPYALELDYRQNLIQKELTGYNADLICLQEVDRNVFTDSLVPALEAFGLEGVFRIKQHEGLATFYRKSKFSLLSQHDIAFHEALQSDPLHKELLEKLVLYPSAQERVFQRSSVLQVSVLQSTKDSSKKICVANTHLYWHPKGGYIRLIQMAVALAHIRHVSCDLYPGIPVIFCGDFNSTPSTGMYHFVINGNIPEDHEDWTSNGEEERCNMSLTHFFKLKSACGEPAYTNYVGGFHGCLDYVFIDLNALEVEQVIPLPSHEEVTTHQALPSVSHPSDHIALVCDLKWK, encoded by the exons ATGTGGAGGCTCCCAGGCGCCCGCGCCGCGCTTCGTGGGGTCCGCACGGCGGTGGAGCAGCACAGTCGGGCCGAGGCGGCAACTGAGACCGCGGCGGGCGCGATGGAGCGCGCTGTAGTGCGCTGTGTGCCCTCGGAGCCTAAGCTAAGCCTGTCGTTCGCGCTGGCTGACGGCAGCCACAAGAACATGCAGCGCGACCAGAGCGAGCCGCTGGGTCGGGCTCTCAACCGGATCGCTACCAATGCCCTCAAAGGCCACGCTAAGGCAGCTGCCGTCAAGAAGAGCAAAAAGAACCGGCCAAACGCAAGTGGTGGCGGGGCCTGTGCGGGGCCTGGGCCCGAGCCGGCTGCGGCCAGCGAACCTGTGGTGAAGCTGTACTACCGGGAGGAGGCAGTGGCTGAAGATGTGCTCAATGTGGACGCCTGGCAGGACGGTGCTGTGCTGCAGATCGGGGATGTCAAGTACAAGGTGGAACGCAACCCGCCAGCCTTCACTGAGCTGCAGTTGCCGCGCTACATCATGGCCGGCTTCCCAGTGTGCCCCAAGCTCGGCGTCGAGTTTGGGGATCCTACCGGCTCCCTCTTCCGCTGGTACAAGGAAACCAAACCCAGAACAGCGGAGCCAGAGAGCGGAGGCCCCTCGTCATTGTCTCGCACTTCGCCTTCTCACGGTTGGACTGAGACTGGTGTGGACGAGCGCGTCTACACCCCGTCCAATGCTGACATCGGGCTACGGCTCAAGCTTCATTGCACCCCAGGCAATGGGCAGCGCTTCGGCCCAAGCCGGGAGTTGGAAAGTGTGTGTCCAGTGGAGGCCGGGCCCGGCACCTGCACCTTTGACCACCGGCATCTCTACACCAAGAAGGTAACGGACGACTCTCTCATCCGCACTGTCTCTTACAACATCCTGGCCGACACCTACGCCCAGACTGAGTTCTCGCGGACAGTCCTGTACCCGTACTGTGCCCCTTACGCCCTGGAACTCGACTACCGCCAGAACCTTATCCAAAAGGAACTAACGGGCTACAACGCCGACCTCATCTGTTTACAGGAAGTTGACCGCAACGTGTTTACAGACAGCTTGGTGCCAGCCCTCGAGGCCTTTGGGTTGGAGGGCGTGTTTCGAATCAAGCAGCACGAAGGCCTGGCCACTTTCTACCGAAAGTCTAAGTTCAGCCTCCTTAGCCAGCATGACATTGCTTTTCATGAAGCCCTGCAGTCCGACCCACTTCACAAAGAACTGCTGGAGAAACTAGTTCTGTACCCATCAGCGCAAGAGAGGGTGTTCCAGAGATCTTCTGTCCTTCAG GTTTCTGTTCTTCAGTCTACAAAGGACTCTTCTAAAAAGATATGTGTTGCCAATACCCATCTCTACTGGCATCCTAAAG GTGGGTACATTCGTCTCATTCAAATGGCAGTAGCCTTGGCTCACATTAGGCATGTCTCATGTGATCTGTATCCTGGCATACCAGTTATATTTTGTGGGGACTTTAATAGTACTCCATCAACAGGAATGTATCATTTTGTCATCAATGGCAACATTCCAGAGGATCATGAAGACTGGACTTCCAATGGGGAAGAGGAACGGTGCAACATGTCTCTTACCCATTTCTTCAAACTGAAAAGTGCTTGTGGTGAACCTGCTTACACAAATTACGTTGGTGGCTTTCATGGATGTCTGGATTATGTTTTCATTGACTTAAATGCTTTAGAGGTTGAACAGGTGATTCCATTACCTAGTCATGAAGAAGTTACCACCCACCAAGCCTTACCTAGTGTTTCCCATCCCTCTGATCACATAGCACTTGTATGTGATTTAAAATGGAAGTAG